GGACGCGTCTGGCCCGACGAATGGAACCAGATGATCATGCGCACTCTGCGCGTAGCCGAAACGGAGGCCGGCCGGACGTTGACGAGGGATGCAATCCTGAAGCTCGTCGCAAGGGAGATGAAGCGCTATAGCATCCCCGCGAACTTCACCTCCTGGAGCGGGCGATGAACGAAGGTCATCCCTGGCGTGGCGATTGGCCTGCGCGGCTATATGAGCGGGTCCGAGAGTTCGGTTACAACTCCTTGACCGCTTTCGCGGAGGCACGTCCTACGGCCTCATTGGTTGAGCTGGCCGAGGCGCTGGGCAAGGAAGACATCGCAGGGGTGCAGGTGTTCAAGGGGCTGGTCGAGGAGGCCGAAAAAGCCCATCAGCTCACCCGCTTGGTGCGCAGTCAGTTCGTTCGTGAATTGTCCGAGGGACTCCCCAACGGCTGGCCGCCCGTGATGGATGACGAAAACCGAATCGAGGTCGCCATGGTGCTCGGGTCCTGGTTCGGTTTCACTCCCGTGACGCATCTGGCTCGCGTCGAGCAGGTCATGGAAGCACTTCGCGCGAATCCGCCCCCGCCCGGCTGGCGTCCGCTCGGTCCTGACGACGAACTGCTCCGCACGCTTTTGCCTGACGAAGAAGCCTGAGTGGACGCTCGGCTTTTCGAACCAGCAAGTGAGGTTCACCCGGGAGAGCAGCGATGACCGATGAACGCTCATGGCAAGGCAATTGGCGCGTCCGCTTGTACGAGCGGGTTCGCGAGCGCGGTTACGACTCGCTCACCGCCTTTGCCGAGGCGCGCCCTACCGCCTCGTTGGTTGAGCTGGC
The DNA window shown above is from Corallococcus exiguus and carries:
- a CDS encoding NUDIX hydrolase, which produces MNEGHPWRGDWPARLYERVREFGYNSLTAFAEARPTASLVELAEALGKEDIAGVQVFKGLVEEAEKAHQLTRLVRSQFVRELSEGLPNGWPPVMDDENRIEVAMVLGSWFGFTPVTHLARVEQVMEALRANPPPPGWRPLGPDDELLRTLLPDEEA